In the Grimontia kaedaensis genome, one interval contains:
- a CDS encoding TRAP transporter small permease, giving the protein MKTILHWLQRIADGVAVTMLAVMFLLFCAQIFSRYVLNDPIGWSSEVLLTLWLWVIFWAGAFCLRHKDHIRFDLLFLNVPGKVQRTFLILSALGIIIGFGMSFLPTWDYITFYKIKKSAILKWRLDYVFSIYGIFLGAIILRYGLALIQFLNPNYKVQEDKDEQVEE; this is encoded by the coding sequence GTGAAAACGATTCTGCACTGGTTACAGCGAATAGCAGATGGCGTTGCAGTCACCATGTTGGCGGTAATGTTCCTTCTCTTTTGCGCGCAAATATTTTCCCGCTATGTCTTGAATGATCCGATTGGCTGGTCGTCAGAAGTGCTTCTGACTTTATGGCTTTGGGTTATTTTCTGGGCTGGCGCGTTTTGTCTGCGTCATAAAGATCACATTCGCTTTGATCTTCTCTTTTTAAATGTGCCTGGGAAGGTACAACGTACTTTTCTGATCCTGTCTGCATTGGGCATCATCATCGGTTTCGGGATGAGCTTTTTGCCGACGTGGGACTACATCACGTTCTACAAAATCAAGAAAAGCGCGATTCTGAAATGGCGCCTTGATTATGTATTCAGCATTTACGGGATATTCCTTGGCGCGATTATCCTCCGCTACGGTCTTGCACTGATTCAATTCTTGAATCCGAACTACAAAGTGCAAGAAGACAAGGATGAGCAGGTGGAAGAATGA
- a CDS encoding TRAP transporter large permease: protein MSLALTLCLVTVLLLAAFGTPVSFSMIIGAIVYLAVSGQDLALAGEQIIQGFYNSFILLAVPLFIAAANIMNAGSITDRLLQFCVAMVGHFRGGLGHVNIVSSLIFSGMSGSAVADAAGVGRVIINMMTKDGRYPPSYAAAITAASATIGPIIPPSIPMVIYALVSDTSVGYLFIAGLVPGLLMGVVLMGLNAYMATKMDIPKEPRTPMKDIPRITFRALPTLMMPAILLFGIYGGITTPTEAAAVAAAYALILAVAYRSISFKQLYLALKESAYSSASVGLVIGSALIFNYIVATENVPTAIAEMITAADLSPLQFLLIVNLIYLGLGFLLDATTVILVIVPLFVPACRELGIDLVHFGVVTIVNLMIGLITPPYGVLLFVINGTTKIPLAGIIKQVIPFIFVLLAALFIMILFPDLILSMPRLMGYQG from the coding sequence ATGAGTTTAGCTTTAACACTATGTCTGGTGACAGTGCTGTTGCTGGCGGCTTTCGGTACGCCGGTATCTTTCTCCATGATTATTGGCGCCATTGTTTACTTGGCAGTCAGTGGTCAGGACTTGGCGCTGGCAGGCGAACAAATTATTCAGGGGTTCTACAACAGCTTTATTCTGCTGGCTGTGCCTCTTTTCATTGCTGCAGCGAACATTATGAACGCAGGCAGTATTACGGACAGACTACTCCAGTTTTGTGTCGCAATGGTCGGCCATTTCCGTGGCGGCTTAGGGCACGTTAACATCGTTTCTAGTCTGATCTTCTCGGGTATGTCGGGTTCTGCAGTGGCAGACGCCGCGGGTGTAGGCCGCGTTATCATTAACATGATGACCAAAGATGGCCGTTATCCGCCATCTTACGCAGCGGCAATCACTGCCGCATCAGCGACAATTGGGCCTATCATCCCGCCTTCGATTCCGATGGTTATTTATGCGTTGGTGTCCGATACCTCAGTCGGTTACCTCTTTATCGCGGGTTTGGTGCCGGGTCTTCTAATGGGTGTGGTTCTGATGGGTCTGAACGCCTATATGGCCACCAAGATGGATATCCCAAAAGAGCCTCGTACTCCGATGAAGGATATCCCGCGTATTACGTTCCGCGCATTGCCAACTCTGATGATGCCAGCGATTCTGCTGTTCGGTATCTACGGCGGTATTACCACCCCGACAGAAGCGGCGGCAGTGGCAGCGGCTTACGCGTTGATTCTGGCAGTAGCGTACCGTTCAATCAGCTTCAAGCAACTTTACTTGGCGCTGAAAGAAAGTGCGTACTCTTCGGCATCTGTGGGTTTGGTTATCGGTTCTGCACTGATCTTTAACTACATCGTAGCGACGGAGAACGTGCCGACCGCGATTGCAGAAATGATTACGGCAGCAGACTTGTCACCGCTGCAGTTCTTGCTGATTGTTAACCTGATTTATCTCGGATTAGGCTTCCTGCTGGATGCGACGACTGTGATTCTGGTTATCGTGCCACTGTTCGTGCCAGCCTGTCGTGAATTGGGTATCGACCTTGTTCACTTCGGTGTAGTGACCATTGTTAACTTGATGATTGGCTTGATTACGCCACCTTACGGGGTCTTGTTGTTCGTGATAAACGGCACAACCAAAATCCCGCTGGCGGGCATTATCAAGCAAGTGATTCCGTTCATCTTTGTTCTGCTGGCAGCGCTGTTCATCATGATCTTGTTCCCAGACTTGATCCTAAGTATGCCAAGGTTGATGGGCTATCAGGGATAG
- a CDS encoding ATP-binding response regulator, which yields MHELIQVISNNYIAIFLVAIAGIVAIWATNFARALAKNRSGITRPLYRPYRLYTMFISAWILSNAYFQSGLLVYFGDPAATIMALAANMFSGLAFAFAYLFSCRLVSEREGFQIKRWHWLFFQATCLITLLTNLTPGLNVVSVDVYDIGNFVIRFGPTSGVFFGILILLIIMTLTNFVLSSRSKIKLQQIKAKYMVLGMVAFIFSTFMAHFLIPVLFNDFSVVWVPPALSIIEALLVGYALLHNRFYSSRYIAMISVSFMLNAALYIVPISLLTTRHFQMESLLFVVWTVLTGMYWNRSHKFIRAQVNRLFYKEKGNPVENICNLIGDFRYSTDDAVVQLNKVLKAKFGRIQKVGSNSKENNLFLSCFHGDRSVLVKEELEYEIKHENPEAQEELRDVTRAMVNAGTSLVLPITNEKNEVTHLYMVSKEKENDLFSSEEIMGLQRLFDEANRFIVTEDKVRKSQVLAGSIAHEIRNPLTKIKYHFERIDADMFGVENGSLAPFASQDMKKLYQELSEGKKAVQLGTRFIDAILDELRGDDISTSLFSYHSVGELTSQALKDFSFYSEDHRDRIDLSLEEDFFFHGSDTLYSFVLLNLLKNAVYYFDAYPESRVGIHFTQTADGNTVHLIDTGPGISATQVTHVFDEFYTSGKKQGNGLGLSYCKRVMESFGGSIRCQSVEGEFTEFILTFPSVDQNEQDEETQGRIKQYVVGKSCLIVAQPEPGRWLSKELGALNIKVCFTNDVETGFTHELNQPVDFIVLEQSELAKDIGLVKALRTGDLGHHAQVTPVLVFGAKDSDPTEFSEHLVQGEIEGVFDKLTFLHSFENLIDEGKLAKLGSLIGKRVLVVDDMQVNRMLVKAYLTSEGITVDEAASGDEAIQKVENENFDLILMDIHMPGRNGIDTTHEIRRLVGPIPVIALSGEYSEEVTMAIREIMQDHLVKPITKQQLLKTLTKWLVDSFVSSKSMQNEPDTKH from the coding sequence ATGCATGAATTAATACAGGTAATTTCCAATAACTATATAGCGATTTTCTTGGTCGCGATTGCCGGTATTGTTGCAATTTGGGCGACCAACTTTGCACGTGCCTTGGCTAAAAACAGGTCAGGGATCACCCGGCCTTTATATCGCCCATATAGGCTTTACACCATGTTTATTTCGGCGTGGATATTATCTAACGCCTATTTCCAATCCGGCTTGCTCGTGTATTTTGGCGATCCCGCTGCCACCATCATGGCACTGGCCGCCAACATGTTCTCTGGTCTCGCATTTGCGTTTGCTTATCTCTTCTCATGCCGCTTGGTTTCGGAGCGGGAAGGTTTTCAGATTAAACGCTGGCATTGGTTGTTCTTCCAGGCTACCTGCCTCATTACATTGCTGACCAACCTGACACCCGGGCTGAATGTGGTATCCGTTGATGTCTATGACATTGGCAACTTTGTTATCCGATTCGGCCCCACCAGTGGAGTGTTCTTTGGCATTCTAATTTTGCTGATTATCATGACTTTGACCAACTTCGTTCTCTCCAGCCGAAGTAAGATCAAACTGCAGCAGATTAAAGCCAAATACATGGTATTAGGCATGGTGGCTTTTATTTTCTCCACCTTTATGGCGCACTTCCTTATCCCAGTGTTATTCAATGATTTTTCCGTTGTCTGGGTTCCGCCTGCACTGTCAATTATTGAGGCGTTGTTGGTCGGTTATGCCCTGCTGCATAACCGCTTCTACAGCAGTCGCTATATCGCGATGATTTCCGTCAGCTTCATGTTGAATGCTGCCTTATATATCGTACCGATATCCTTACTAACGACACGACACTTCCAAATGGAGAGCTTGCTGTTTGTGGTTTGGACGGTCCTTACAGGTATGTACTGGAATCGTTCCCATAAGTTCATCCGCGCTCAGGTCAACCGACTTTTCTACAAAGAGAAAGGTAACCCGGTTGAAAACATCTGTAACTTGATTGGTGATTTCCGCTATTCAACAGATGATGCAGTGGTCCAACTTAACAAGGTGCTAAAAGCCAAGTTTGGCCGAATTCAGAAAGTAGGGAGTAATTCGAAAGAGAATAACCTTTTCCTCTCCTGCTTCCATGGTGACCGTTCAGTGCTGGTCAAAGAGGAGCTGGAGTACGAGATCAAGCACGAAAACCCGGAAGCTCAGGAAGAGCTCCGTGACGTCACCCGCGCTATGGTAAACGCTGGCACCTCTTTGGTCCTTCCCATTACGAACGAGAAGAACGAAGTTACGCACCTGTATATGGTTTCAAAAGAGAAAGAGAACGATCTCTTTTCCAGTGAAGAAATCATGGGTCTACAGCGACTGTTTGATGAGGCAAACCGATTCATTGTCACAGAAGACAAAGTGCGTAAATCTCAGGTGCTTGCTGGCTCCATCGCCCATGAGATCCGCAATCCACTGACGAAAATTAAATATCACTTTGAACGTATCGATGCCGATATGTTCGGCGTTGAAAATGGGTCACTCGCACCTTTTGCATCTCAGGATATGAAGAAGCTTTATCAGGAACTGTCTGAAGGTAAAAAAGCGGTGCAACTCGGCACCCGCTTTATTGACGCCATTCTTGACGAGCTTCGTGGAGATGACATAAGCACTAGTCTTTTCTCATATCACTCTGTGGGTGAGCTGACATCTCAGGCACTCAAGGATTTCAGCTTTTATAGCGAAGACCACAGAGACAGGATCGACCTGAGTCTCGAGGAGGACTTCTTCTTCCACGGCAGCGACACGCTATACAGCTTCGTGTTGTTAAACCTACTCAAGAATGCGGTCTACTACTTCGATGCTTACCCTGAAAGCCGTGTCGGGATTCACTTCACGCAAACGGCAGATGGGAATACGGTTCACTTGATAGATACTGGTCCGGGAATCTCAGCGACTCAGGTCACCCACGTCTTCGATGAATTCTATACCAGTGGTAAGAAGCAAGGTAATGGCCTTGGCCTGTCTTACTGCAAACGTGTCATGGAGTCTTTTGGCGGTAGTATCAGATGCCAATCTGTTGAAGGAGAATTTACCGAGTTTATCCTCACTTTCCCTTCAGTCGATCAAAACGAGCAAGATGAAGAAACGCAGGGTCGTATCAAACAATATGTTGTAGGTAAATCTTGCCTTATTGTTGCTCAGCCTGAGCCAGGAAGATGGCTTTCCAAGGAACTGGGCGCACTGAACATTAAGGTTTGTTTTACCAACGATGTCGAGACCGGTTTTACTCATGAGCTCAATCAACCTGTCGATTTCATCGTGTTGGAACAATCAGAGCTGGCGAAAGACATCGGGCTGGTGAAAGCACTGCGGACGGGTGATTTAGGCCACCATGCGCAAGTCACGCCAGTTCTGGTATTTGGCGCAAAAGACAGTGACCCAACCGAGTTCTCAGAGCATTTGGTTCAGGGCGAAATTGAAGGCGTGTTCGACAAACTCACTTTCCTGCATTCATTCGAAAACCTCATTGATGAGGGCAAACTCGCCAAACTTGGCAGTTTGATTGGCAAGCGTGTATTGGTGGTTGACGATATGCAGGTCAACCGCATGTTGGTTAAAGCGTATCTCACCAGCGAGGGCATTACAGTTGATGAAGCCGCGTCAGGTGATGAAGCGATTCAAAAAGTGGAGAATGAGAACTTCGACCTCATCCTGATGGATATCCATATGCCAGGTAGAAATGGTATCGACACCACCCATGAAATCCGTCGTTTAGTTGGCCCAATTCCTGTGATTGCTCTCTCGGGGGAATACAGTGAAGAAGTGACTATGGCGATTCGTGAAATCATGCAGGATCACTTGGTTAAACCGATTACCAAACAGCAGCTTCTTAAAACGCTCACTAAATGGTTAGTTGATAGCTTTGTATCATCCAAATCAATGCAGAATGAACCGGATACCAAACATTAA
- a CDS encoding GntR family transcriptional regulator produces MTLYETLRTDLLKGEFEPGSRLRMESLKERYGSGVNLLRESLTRLSSEGLVIAEGQKGFHVASFSIQKMEELTRLRILLETDGARASFANGDMEWESNLVAAHHKLEHVESKMRENIDEYFMMWHRCDYEFHAALIGACQSELHMHYHRQVYDQFRQFVVMELRTEGFRGKYVVDEHQSVLEAALKRDLDGCVKALETHLGGFLTRMKETSTQNRQ; encoded by the coding sequence ATGACGCTGTACGAAACACTCCGCACGGATTTACTGAAAGGTGAATTTGAGCCGGGAAGCCGACTCAGAATGGAATCGCTGAAAGAACGCTACGGCAGTGGTGTGAATCTGTTGCGCGAAAGCCTGACAAGACTTTCCTCTGAAGGATTGGTGATTGCAGAAGGCCAGAAAGGCTTTCATGTCGCGAGCTTTTCAATCCAAAAGATGGAAGAACTCACCCGACTGCGCATTCTTCTTGAAACGGACGGTGCCCGCGCGTCTTTTGCTAACGGCGATATGGAATGGGAAAGCAATCTGGTTGCTGCCCACCACAAACTCGAACACGTCGAGAGCAAAATGCGAGAAAACATCGATGAGTATTTCATGATGTGGCACCGATGTGATTACGAATTTCATGCGGCTTTGATTGGCGCATGCCAGTCAGAATTGCACATGCACTACCACAGACAGGTCTACGATCAATTCAGGCAGTTTGTCGTCATGGAACTTCGTACAGAAGGATTTCGTGGCAAATACGTGGTTGATGAACACCAAAGCGTGTTGGAAGCGGCGTTGAAACGCGACCTCGATGGCTGTGTGAAAGCATTGGAAACCCACCTAGGCGGTTTCCTTACCCGAATGAAAGAAACAAGTACCCAAAATCGACAGTAA